GGCAAAAATATCAATATGTTCGTAAAATTCTCAAAGCCTCATTCAATACTTCTAAAGCTAGTTTAAAAGCTCTACCTTTTAAGGATTTCATAAGGGAGATTCAAGAATTTTATCAACCCACAGGAGAAGCTGCAAAACTACTTGACTTTGGTTGTGGTTCAGCTCAATTTCTGAATGAAGCTCGCAAGCAAGGGTGGAATACTCTTGGTATGGACTTTTCAGAGCAAGCTGTAGAACAAGCTAGCCGAAATGGACATAAAGCCTTGCAGGTATCTCCAACAGTATGGAATGAAATAGAGGATGAATCCTTGGATTTTGTAAGAATGAACCACGTCCTAGAGCATCTTTATCATCCAAAACAAGTCTTAACGGCGATCGGACGAAAGATGAAACCAGGGGCTATACTACATATTGCAGTGCCAAATCCACATGGAATTTCATCTCAAATTTTTCGTTCCCAATGGTGGGGCTTAGAATGTCCAAGACATATAATGCTCTACTCTCCCCCAGTCTTAAAAGATTTTCTCATTCAACTCGATTTTTCCAATTTTAAGGTTTTTCATGAATCGATTACAAAAGACTTTGCTAGAAGCTTAGGTTATTTTCTCTGCGATCGCGGTCGCATATCTTCTAACGAAGTTGAAACTATGATGCAACGCAAGTTTCTATCTGCTCAACTCTACATTCCTATGAAAATTGCAGCAATCTGTAAAGCAGCCGATCGATTCCATATCTTTGCAAAAAAGTAATCGCACGACTTTATGCTTTCACCTACAATTGCTTGGAAACCAGTCGGACACATTAATACACCTAGTTCAAGACTTCGATGCTTTTTACCATGCCAGTATTTAAGGAATAGAGGGTGGTCTTGCGAACTATTTAACTCTAAAAAGATCGATCGCTATCAATTAGTTGTGTTTCAAAAAACATATGATGAGGAAAATATAGCACTTGCAAAGTCCTTAAAAACTAGAGGTATAAAAACCGTATTTGACTTATGTGATAACTTGTTTGTTTATCCTGATACCGCAGATAGACAAAGAGAAAAATTACTCCAAAGCATGATTGATGCTGTAGATGCAGTATCCGTTTCAACTCCAGAAGTTGAAAAGTTAATTCATAGTAAAAAGACGCGAGTTATTGATGATGCTATTGATGAACCTCAAATAAATTCTCTGATTAATTTTTGTTTTAAACGTAAGAACTATTTTAGAAATTCTACTGAGAAGCAATTTAAAGTAGTTTGGTATGGTAGTGCAGGATTAGAAAATCCTCCCTACGGCATAGTCGATTTACCTAGCGTGTTACCATTTCTAAATGAGTTACACTCTACATTACCAGTAAGCTTAACTGTAATCAGTAGCTCTGAAACTCTTTTTAAGAAATATGTGAATGGAGTTTCATTCCCCGTAAAATATTATAACTGGAAAAAAGCTACATTCCAATATTTGTTCAAACAACATGACGTATGTATCATCCCAATTAATATTAATCCTTTTACGATTTGCAAATCAAACAATCGGCTAATTTTGTCTCTTCTGTTAGGGGTTCCTGTTATTGCAGATAAGATTCCTAGCTATGAAGAGTTTCGCGATTTTATTTTATTTTCTGACTGGCAGAATAGTTTATACACTTATGCAACAAATAAAGAGTTACGGCATCAACACATTGCTCAAGCACAAAAATACATTAGCATGAAGTACAATAAAGATAGAGTTATATCACAATGGTCTTCTTTGTTTCAAGCACTCTTATAATTTTTTGCTTTCAAAGCATTATATAAAGAATATAAAAAACAAATTTTAGAAAACATGTATTTCAATCTAATAAATTGTTAAAGCATAAATTACTATCAATCTAGAATAAATCTTTACGATTTTTAGGTCACTATAGATTTGTTAAGCATTGCATGGTTTTTTCAAACTCAATTTATTCAAGCTCTAGTAAAGAGAGTCTATTATGACACAAGATGAGCGAGTAAGAGTTTTTGTTGGCTCTGGTGAAGCAAGTCTTTTGGAGCGTAAAACCCTGATTCATTCACTTCGTAAAAACACCCAAAAACCTCTTGATGTTTATGTTTTTAATGGGACGCACAACTCAATTGAATTAAATGACGGAGAGCCTTTTCTAGCTCCAATGTCTTTAAAGGTTAAATATCAAAATATAACTGAATTTAGTCTTTACCGCTATTTAATTCCAGAAATTTGTAATTTTCAAGGTAAGGCAATTTATCTCGACTCGGATACTATTTGTCTTACAGATATTGGGACACTCTTTGAAACTCCTGTATCAGATTACGATTTTCTAGCAAAAAAAGATGCTTATGCTGGAACCGATCTCTGGGGACTTAGCGTTATGCTAATTAACTGCGATAAGTGCCGATTCGATCTTGAATTAATTCTAGATGAAATCGATCGCAGCTTCTATTCTATGACAGATTTTACAGGTATGAGTCAGGCTTTTCTAGAGCGTCATTCCTATAGAATTGCTGCACTCGATCCTCACTGGAATGTTTTTGACTATTGGGATCGACGCACTCATTTGATCCACTATACAAATCTCCACACTCAACCGTGGAAGTATCAAAATCATCCTTACGGTGAGTTATGGTTTGACTATTTTAAAGAAGCTCTGGAATCTGGCTACATTACTGTAGAGGATATCAAATTGAGTATAGATAGAGGCTATGTCAGACGCAATTTATTAAAAGGTAACTTCTCAGCGGTAGGAAGTTCGGTAAATTTTCTCAAAAAAGCTTTTCACTTCATGAAGCCACTGCTTGCAGAAAATCGGAGACGACTTGGCGTTTTTAATCAGCCAGCTTAACTTGTCCTCTCTCAAACTTGTACTCTCTCAAATCTCATATGGGCTTTTTATAGCCGCAGGTTAATGATGCAACAAATATTAAGTCAGCCTTACCTCAAACAAGTTACCGAACTCCTGAAATTAGAAGCGGAAGCGATCGCTCGTGTGGCGCATCGGCTTCAATCGGAACAGGTCGAACAAGCAGTACAGCTATTGGCTAATTGTCAAGGCAAAGTCGTGGCGATCGGTGTTGGCAAGTCAGGAATTGTGGCACGAAAAATTGCAGCTACCCTCACTAGCACGGGGATACTAGCAGTTTACTTGCACCCGTCTGATGCTCTGCATGGAGATATAGGAATTGTTTCTGCTGGGGATGTCGCTATAATTCTGAGTAACAGTGGAGAGACAGACGAGATACTAGACATACTACCATATCTTAAATATCGACAGATCCCTTTCATTGCCTTGGTTGGCAATCTCAAGTCAACCCTCGCTCGTAGTGCCGATGTTGCATTGGATACATCTGTTGACAAAGAGGCTTGTCCTTTCAACTTAGCACCGACAACGAGTACTACAGTTTCCTTAGCACTTGGGGATGCATTGGCAATGACACTGATCCAAGTTAAGGGTTTCACTTCACAAGATTTTGCTTTCAATCATCCCGCAGGACGCTTAGGCAAACGTCTAACTTTAAGAGTTTGCGATCTGATGCATGGTGGTTCGGATAATCCCAAAGTCGTACCACAAGCATCTTGGTTTGAAGTGCTGCGTGCGATTAGTGAAGGTGGTCTTGGCGCGGTGAATGTCGTTGATGGTACAGGATATCTAGTCGGCATTATCACAGATGGAGACTTACGGCGTTGGTTGCAGAAGGTCAGCCTTACTAATATAGAGACGCTAAGCGCAGGGACGATGATGACAAGCAATCCAACGGTAGTTTCTGCCGATCTCCTTGCTTATGACGCACTGCAACTAATGGAAAATCGACCTCACCAGCTTTCCGTGTTACCAGTGGTCGATCGAGAACAGCAATGCCTTGGTCTGCTGAGGCTGCATGATATTGTGCGTAGCGGTCTCTAAAAACTGCTTGATGTTTCGCTTCTGGGAATAGTTGAAATGAAAATTTTGGCAGTGATTCCAGCTCGTTACAACTCACAGCGCTTTCCTGGTAAACCCTTGGTAAAGATTGGCGATCGCCCCATGCTGCAATGGGTTTATGAAGCGGCAATCAGTTGTCCTTCATTTAGTCAAGTTGTGGTAGCTACGGATAATGCAGATATAGCAGAGTGCGTCTGGAGTTTTGGCGGTGTTGTGGAGATGACTCGTACTGACCATGCTACAGGGACAGACCGAGTGGCGGAGGTAGCGGAACGTTATCCTGAGATGACTGCGATCGCTAACGTTCAGGGCGATCAACCGTTCGTCACTCCGCAAATGCTAACACAGCTAGTCAAACCTTATTTGCGCGGTGAATCGCCAGACATGACCACTCTAGCTTGTCCTCTAGCAGAGAAAGACTACGGCGATCCTAACGCGGTTAAGGTACTATGCGATCGTCGCGATCGCGCTCTTTATTTCTCTCGTGCGCCAATACCTTACTATCGCAACCATAAACCAGCACCCGTCTTTCATCATCTGGGACTCTATGCTTTCAGGCGTGATTTTTTAGCAAAGTATACCAAATTAGCGCCTACACCACTAGAAGATTGTGAAGGGTTAGAGCAACTACGTGTTTTAGAGCATGGTTATCGAATTACTGTCTGCCACACTCAAACATCTACAACTGAAATCAATACGCCAGAGGATCTGTTACAGGTTCAGGTATTGCTAGCTAAAAAAGCCATTCCAGTTCAGACCGATGCAATCAAAGCCAAAATTTTAGAGGCTGAATAAATGAGTTCTAGTAAAACAATTAAAGTTCTGACACTGTCAAAGTACTATCCTCGTGACAATGGTTTTATACCCGAGAACCAAAGCAACATTTATGCTTGCATGGATCCACCTGTTGAAGCTATTGAAGCAGGGAAGGCGATCGCTCTACCTCATGGTAAGTTTAAGATCGATCTAATTTTAAAACAGTTACCGTCTGGGTGGTGGCCCGATCTAGTTTCCATCAGTTCGACTCTAATGCTGGTACAGAATCCACCGATCCCTGTGGGAATTCCTAGCTTAACTTGTCCATCAGTGATGAAGCTAATTGATAGCCATCATATGCCTCGCCCAATTCAA
This window of the Chroococcidiopsis thermalis PCC 7203 genome carries:
- a CDS encoding class I SAM-dependent methyltransferase, whose translation is MNASTTLIPSTTSVETEEISACPNCSSKKLELWCRAYDRQHKSSQQEFIYSRCKECNLVFLSVRPVETEVYKFYPENYGPYQGTLNQRLQQDTNLSNERSLGDRQKYQYVRKILKASFNTSKASLKALPFKDFIREIQEFYQPTGEAAKLLDFGCGSAQFLNEARKQGWNTLGMDFSEQAVEQASRNGHKALQVSPTVWNEIEDESLDFVRMNHVLEHLYHPKQVLTAIGRKMKPGAILHIAVPNPHGISSQIFRSQWWGLECPRHIMLYSPPVLKDFLIQLDFSNFKVFHESITKDFARSLGYFLCDRGRISSNEVETMMQRKFLSAQLYIPMKIAAICKAADRFHIFAKK
- a CDS encoding glycosyltransferase, with the translated sequence MFQKTYDEENIALAKSLKTRGIKTVFDLCDNLFVYPDTADRQREKLLQSMIDAVDAVSVSTPEVEKLIHSKKTRVIDDAIDEPQINSLINFCFKRKNYFRNSTEKQFKVVWYGSAGLENPPYGIVDLPSVLPFLNELHSTLPVSLTVISSSETLFKKYVNGVSFPVKYYNWKKATFQYLFKQHDVCIIPININPFTICKSNNRLILSLLLGVPVIADKIPSYEEFRDFILFSDWQNSLYTYATNKELRHQHIAQAQKYISMKYNKDRVISQWSSLFQALL
- a CDS encoding glycosyltransferase codes for the protein MTQDERVRVFVGSGEASLLERKTLIHSLRKNTQKPLDVYVFNGTHNSIELNDGEPFLAPMSLKVKYQNITEFSLYRYLIPEICNFQGKAIYLDSDTICLTDIGTLFETPVSDYDFLAKKDAYAGTDLWGLSVMLINCDKCRFDLELILDEIDRSFYSMTDFTGMSQAFLERHSYRIAALDPHWNVFDYWDRRTHLIHYTNLHTQPWKYQNHPYGELWFDYFKEALESGYITVEDIKLSIDRGYVRRNLLKGNFSAVGSSVNFLKKAFHFMKPLLAENRRRLGVFNQPA
- a CDS encoding KpsF/GutQ family sugar-phosphate isomerase, producing the protein MQQILSQPYLKQVTELLKLEAEAIARVAHRLQSEQVEQAVQLLANCQGKVVAIGVGKSGIVARKIAATLTSTGILAVYLHPSDALHGDIGIVSAGDVAIILSNSGETDEILDILPYLKYRQIPFIALVGNLKSTLARSADVALDTSVDKEACPFNLAPTTSTTVSLALGDALAMTLIQVKGFTSQDFAFNHPAGRLGKRLTLRVCDLMHGGSDNPKVVPQASWFEVLRAISEGGLGAVNVVDGTGYLVGIITDGDLRRWLQKVSLTNIETLSAGTMMTSNPTVVSADLLAYDALQLMENRPHQLSVLPVVDREQQCLGLLRLHDIVRSGL
- the kdsB gene encoding 3-deoxy-manno-octulosonate cytidylyltransferase, which translates into the protein MKILAVIPARYNSQRFPGKPLVKIGDRPMLQWVYEAAISCPSFSQVVVATDNADIAECVWSFGGVVEMTRTDHATGTDRVAEVAERYPEMTAIANVQGDQPFVTPQMLTQLVKPYLRGESPDMTTLACPLAEKDYGDPNAVKVLCDRRDRALYFSRAPIPYYRNHKPAPVFHHLGLYAFRRDFLAKYTKLAPTPLEDCEGLEQLRVLEHGYRITVCHTQTSTTEINTPEDLLQVQVLLAKKAIPVQTDAIKAKILEAE